In the Candidatus Methylomirabilota bacterium genome, one interval contains:
- a CDS encoding glycoside hydrolase family 15 protein, which produces MGYQPIENYGVIGDLHTVALVAVDGSIDFMCAPRFDSPSIFAALLDDERGGRFQLAPVLEGARQKQLYLPDTCVLLTRFLSEDGVAEVSDFMPISDVLQAHDVVRRAKTVRGEITFRMVCQPRFDYARSTHTAEQTPDGVRFVAESGPARVFLLRSSVPVRIVDGAAVAEFTLHADESASFIFEQVEPGGESPSGAPDYVARAFKDTVNFWRGWVGRSTYRGRWREMVNRSALTLKLLTSRTFGSIVAAPTFGLPERVGGARNWDYRHTWIRDASFTLYGLIRLGFTDEAGAFMRWVEDRCAGLEPDGALQIMYGIDGRKLLTEESLPHLEGYKGSRPVRIGNLAYTHLQLDIYGELMDSIYLYDKYGAPISHDLWINVVRFVDWVGRHWQEPDESIWEVRGGRREFLYSRVLCWAAIDRAIRLARKRSFPAPLTRWHETRDAIYQDIFDQFWNADRKTFVQSKGSTALDASSLLLPLVKFIAPADPRWVSTLRAIERDLVSDSLVSRYRIGDEFSDGFLDDEGTFNMCSFWYVECLSRLGDLQQARFVFEKMLGYANHLGLYSEELGHQGEHLGNFPQAFTHLALISAAYDLDRRLSSAGHSA; this is translated from the coding sequence ATGGGCTATCAACCGATCGAGAATTACGGGGTCATCGGCGACCTCCACACGGTGGCGCTCGTCGCGGTGGACGGGTCGATCGATTTCATGTGCGCGCCCCGCTTCGACTCGCCGTCCATCTTCGCCGCCCTGCTGGATGATGAGCGGGGTGGGCGCTTCCAGCTCGCCCCCGTCCTCGAGGGCGCGCGGCAGAAACAGCTCTACCTGCCCGACACCTGTGTCCTGCTGACCCGCTTTCTCTCCGAGGATGGGGTGGCCGAGGTATCGGACTTCATGCCGATCAGCGACGTGCTGCAAGCGCATGACGTCGTCCGGCGCGCGAAAACGGTCCGTGGGGAGATCACCTTCCGGATGGTGTGTCAGCCGCGCTTCGACTACGCGCGATCAACCCATACCGCCGAGCAGACGCCGGACGGTGTCCGCTTCGTCGCGGAGAGTGGCCCCGCCCGCGTGTTTCTCCTTCGCTCCTCGGTCCCGGTGCGCATCGTGGACGGGGCCGCGGTGGCGGAGTTCACGCTTCACGCCGACGAGTCGGCGTCCTTCATCTTCGAGCAGGTGGAGCCCGGGGGGGAGTCACCCTCCGGCGCTCCCGACTACGTGGCCCGGGCGTTCAAGGACACGGTCAACTTCTGGCGCGGCTGGGTGGGCCGCTCGACCTACCGCGGCCGGTGGCGGGAGATGGTGAACCGCTCCGCTCTGACCCTGAAGCTCTTGACCTCGCGAACCTTCGGATCGATCGTGGCCGCCCCCACCTTCGGTCTGCCGGAAAGAGTGGGGGGCGCCCGGAACTGGGATTATCGGCACACCTGGATTCGAGACGCCTCGTTCACGCTCTACGGTCTCATCCGGCTCGGCTTCACCGACGAGGCGGGGGCCTTCATGCGCTGGGTCGAGGACCGGTGCGCCGGGCTCGAGCCCGACGGAGCGCTCCAGATCATGTACGGCATCGACGGCCGCAAGCTCCTGACCGAGGAGAGCCTCCCTCATCTGGAGGGTTACAAGGGCTCGCGGCCGGTCCGCATCGGCAACCTGGCCTACACCCATCTGCAGCTCGACATCTACGGCGAGCTGATGGACTCGATCTACCTCTACGACAAGTACGGCGCCCCCATCTCGCACGACCTGTGGATCAACGTCGTCCGCTTCGTCGACTGGGTCGGTCGGCACTGGCAGGAACCGGACGAGAGCATCTGGGAGGTGCGGGGCGGGCGGCGTGAATTCCTCTACTCTCGGGTGCTGTGCTGGGCGGCGATCGACCGGGCCATCCGCCTCGCCCGCAAGCGTTCGTTTCCGGCTCCCCTCACGCGCTGGCACGAGACGCGCGACGCGATCTATCAGGACATTTTCGACCAGTTCTGGAATGCGGATCGGAAGACGTTCGTGCAGAGCAAGGGCTCGACCGCGCTCGACGCGTCTTCGCTCCTCCTGCCCCTCGTCAAGTTCATCGCGCCGGCCGACCCCCGCTGGGTGTCCACCCTGCGCGCGATCGAGCGCGACCTGGTGAGCGACTCGCTCGTCTCCCGCTACCGCATCGGGGACGAGTTCTCCGACGGGTTCCTGGACGACGAGGGGACCTTCAACATGTGCTCGTTCTGGTACGTCGAGTGCCTGTCGCGGCTGGGCGATCTGCAGCAGGCGCGCTTCGTCTTCGAGAAGATGCTCGGCTACGCCAATCATCTCGGGCTCTACAGCGAGGAGCTCGGGCATCAAGGCGAGCACCTGGGCAACTTCCCGCAGGCCTTCACTCACCTGGCGCTCATCAGCGCCGCGTATGACCTCGACCGGCGGCTCTCGAGCGCCGGCCATTCGGCGTGA
- a CDS encoding DUF488 domain-containing protein translates to MIRVKRVYEKPSRDDGFRVLVDRLWPRGVTKERAALSLWLKDVAPSAELRKWFGHDPARWKGFQARYRKELAGRKDALKLLRQKARERTVTLLYGARDEEHNEARVLKKVLESR, encoded by the coding sequence ATGATCCGGGTGAAGCGCGTGTACGAGAAGCCGTCCCGGGACGACGGGTTCCGGGTCCTGGTGGATCGGCTGTGGCCGCGCGGTGTGACCAAGGAGCGGGCGGCGCTGAGCTTGTGGCTGAAGGACGTGGCCCCGAGCGCCGAGCTGCGCAAGTGGTTCGGTCACGATCCGGCAAGGTGGAAGGGATTTCAGGCCCGCTACCGGAAGGAGCTGGCCGGGCGGAAGGACGCCCTCAAGCTGCTGAGGCAGAAGGCCAGGGAGCGGACGGTGACCCTGCTGTACGGCGCGCGCGACGAGGAGCACAATGAAGCGCGGGTGCTGAAGAAGGTCCTGGAGAGCCGGTAG